The Vulpes vulpes isolate BD-2025 chromosome 1, VulVul3, whole genome shotgun sequence genome contains the following window.
TGCTGTCCCAGCAGCTCCCGGAGCTGCTCCTCCTCGCGCCGGGCAGCCACCCGCTCCCCAGCCAGCTCGCCCCGCAGAAGGGCCACTTCCACCTCCATCTGTGGGGAGGAGGTAGGCGCTGGCCCAGAGGCCTGGGTCCGAggaaggaggaggctggggacTCAGACTCCTGGGTCCACGTGGGGTGTGCCTGGGGTTCTGAGCTCCCGGATTCCGAGGGAGGATAGGGCTGGAGGCCTAAGGGTCGGATCCCGCGGGAGGCAGGGCGGGGTCGGGAGCTTGGCCTTGAGGGCTCGCCTTGAGCCGGGGCCAGACTGCCCACGAGGTCCGCAGGCTCACCTCGATCCTCAGCTCCTTCCTCTGGCGCTGCAGCTCCTTCACTCGCTGCTCCATCAGGGCCACGCGGGTCAGTGCCTCGAGCTGCTGCTCTCGAAGCCGCCGTGcggccccccgcaccccctccccgggCGGGGAGGATGCGGGGGGCGTGGCCGGGGTCcgtgccgggggcggggcctcccccTGAGGGTGGAGGGGGCGTGGTCAAGAGGAGAGGCCGGGTCTCTGCGCGGCGAGGCAGGTGCGTTCCCCCAGCACTCCGGGGCCGGGGGTCTGGTCAGCCCAGTCGGCCGCCACGCCCGTTCATTCGAGTGGGGGAGGGCGCAGGCGCGTGGCCCCCCACCCGGCCGAGAGGAGACCCAGGGGCCTGCAGTTCGGGGAGGGGGTACGCAGGCGACTCCAGGAAGATCCCGTTTTCGCTACCCAGGTCCCATTCTCTTGACATCGCGTCCTGGTGGACCTgggtctctctccctgtctccccaggTCGCTCTGAGTCTTCCCCCCGTTTCTCTGGGTTTTGTCTCTCCGACTCCGTATCTGTCTCCGAGTCTCTAGGTCTCTCCCTCTCAGAGTATTTCCCTTCGAGCATCTCTGTCCTTTGTTTCTGGGTCCCTGTCTGTGTCCCTAtccccatctctctgtgtctctgtctctcttgggTCCTTGTCTCTCGGTGTCCCTGTGTCCAGGTGTCTCTCCCGGCTCTCCATacctgtccctctgtctctgtcaccGCTggcccctgcctttctctctgggccCCTGTGACCCCTCCTCCGCCCTCCAGCTCCCTCACCGCGTCGCGGCTGCTCTCCGTGCTGCTGCCTTCTcccacttcttcctcttcctcagcctGCTGCTCAGCTCCTCGGCCGCTCGGAAGCTCCTTCACTGGCTGGGGCTCCTCCGGGGCCGCGGGCGCCTCCGGCTCGTGGGGGTCCTCGGGGTGCACGTGAGGCTGTGCAGCCCCTTGGGGCCGGACCTCCGCGTCGCCCTCCGAGACCGGAGGCGGCTGACCCCCCTCCTCCGGGCCGCTCGGCGTCCCCATGGCCGCTGGGCGCTCCGGCGGAGTGGGCGGGCCCCCGAGTTTCCGGGGGCGTGGCCTGGCAGCGTGGGGGTGCGGCCCACGAACCCCCAGCAACTCCCGATCCGCCGGCGCTGGGAAAGAGCTCTAGGAGGCGGGGCCTAAGAGATCAAAGGCTGGAGCTGAGCGCCCCGGGGGCGTGGCCTAGAGTTTCTAGGGGCGGGGTTCCGCGGATCCCAGGGCGCCACACCCCCGAAGGCCGGATCGGAATTTGAGTCGGGGTCTTAGCACGCCCCCTACTGGCCTTTCCCctcccacccaggtgtccagcccGGTACCCTCGCAGCAACCCCCCGCGAATCCCTTGGAGCACTCCAGAGCGatcccatctcctccctcccGGACTCCGGCGTCCGGGATCCCGCACCCTCCTTTCCCGAGCCTGGTAGACTTGGCCCCGACTCCACTGCGGGGGGATCAGCGCCCCCGCCGTCGCACTCAGAGATCCAGGAGTCTGGGCTCCTACTTTCTCTCCCCGAACTAACCAAGAGACTGCGTCCTCCGCTCCTCCCGGGGGCTAGATTCCCAAACTCCAGCCTCCCTTCTCCCCGAGGGAGCCCAGAAGGCCGTCTCCAGCCCCCTCCttccccgcagccccggccccctcACCTGCTCAGGATTCGGCGTGTTTCGCTCTGCGCTCGGGGCGCAGCCTGTTCCGTCTACGGGACAGGtggctggggaagaggcaggagagagaagctgctctgtccccctccccagcagcccGGAAGTGGAGGGGGGGACAACAGGTCCAACTGCTCCCGAGGGAGGAGGGAGCGACCAGTTTGCCCCGCCCGCGGCCGCGGCATCCGGCCATCCCggccccaccagccccaccagccccaccCTCGGAAAACTCAGCATCGCGaccccccactctccctccagcagccccccccccccgccccgttcaTGCCCCCTGGAGGGCTAGGTGTCTTGGTCACCTATGTACAAGCGCCTCCCTAATGCCCAGACCCCGGGAATCCTGAAAGGAAGGGGGAGTGGAGATAGGGACCTCTCCCCTCTAATGAGCCCTTTAGAAGGGCTCTGACCGGTTTGGGGAGCTGGGCAAGGGTAGGGGGTGCCCTGAACTGAGTCAGAGACCCGCCCAGAGACAGGGGAAGTGTgacccccgccccaccctgctATGGGGTGGAGGGCAGAAGTTAAAGGTCTCAGCCAGACCCTTTCCTCTCTGggcaaaaacaggaaaataactgGCATGTGAGAAGGGATCATTGGATATCAGGAGCTGTGCTCAACACTGTATACATGTTAATTTTATCCTTACAGTAGCCTAATGAGAAAGGGACTATCAGCTTTattttacagttggggaaactgaggcttagagggATAAATGTGCCTGGAAGCCTGAACATGTTATTCATCTTGAGGCTAGATTTGTTCTCTAGCAAGTCCATGTTCTTGACAACTGGGCATACTGTCACTCTGATGCAGCCGGGAAGTGCCTGGAAGATCACTGCAAATGATAGTAATAGTCACCACTGATAGGACGCCTGTCACCCAGGCAGTGTGCCAGGCACCTCATACATGTGGACTCATTGGATCATCACAACACCCTGTTATTAGTATTATTGCCATTGCACAGGTGAGGGAACTGAGACTTGGAGCACCTTATCCTGGGTCATACGGGTGCAAGTGGCACAAACTCAagatggtgttttgttttgttttgtttttttaagattttatttattcacgtgaGACGCAGAGacggagacagaggcagagggagaagcaggctccctgtgggaagctcagtgcaggactcaatcccaggaccccagggtcacacccccagccaaaggcagacactcaaccactaagccacccaggcacccctcaagatGGTATTCTAATCCAAGGATGTGAGAACCTCTGCCCCAGATATGTTTGTTTCTGGTCTTGTGACTTGGAACATTTCCTCCTTCCCAGCACCCCGAATCTTCACCCTGCTTTCCTCCCTGGCCTCTTCAGACCATACACCTCAGACCAGAAAACCAactgctccctccacccccacacagATGGAAGTAAGATTaagagcaaaaaaataatttttatttatttatttatgaagctCAGGAGCTggtgagggaggggaagaagagaggctTGGCGATGGCACCTCTCTCTGTACCCCACCTAGTGCATTCTTAATGGAAACAGGCACCTGACAAAGCCAGGTCAGGAAGGGGGAGTCTGGATCCCACAGAGCATGTTAGCTGGAACAGCAAAgtctgcaaggaaaaaaaaaaaagttgaaactaAAGGGTCCCCAGCACACCCCCTGATGTCCCACTGAAGACCCACAAATCTTAGGAGGCTTTCTTCTTTGGGAAACTAGAGTTCTGGCCctgagccccctcctccctcagacccaggagttcCGGGCCCCCAACTGCTTACCTATCTGCTGAGGCTTTGGCAAGTTCAGGTTGTCCATGACCTTGACAAACTCCTCACAGCTGAGGGTGAGCCGCGGGTTCAAAGTCCGCTCCTCCTCTACAGTGGACACTGTGAGCCCTAGTGgccaagggaggggagggacgtCAACCCGGCAAATGCCTGGGGCCTCCtaggactacatttcccagaaggcTTAGGGTGCATCTCGGGGCTGGGACTCACAGGCTCTTCCCAGAATGTCGTGGAGATCGCCGGCTCGCCTCCATTGGcactctgggaaatgtagtttcccACATCCCTAAGCTCTGTAAGGAAGTCTGGAATACACACACCCTTGGGAATTCTAGTCTTGTTTCTCCATCCACACTCAGCATACCTAAACACTTGATCTTTTCGGCCAGTGAAATTTCTGGGAATTGTAGCCTCCATGCCCACAAAGACTACAGCAGTTTGGTACTCCCTCCCCTTCAAATGTGAAGTTATGTAAGTCccacacctcctccaggaagccctcaccGCGGTAATCATGAGCAGGGTAGATCAGACAGTCTCCTGGAAGCGTGAAGATCTTTTCATGGACCGAGTGGTACAAAGTCTTAGCACAGCCTGGGGAGGGAAAACTCAGTGGTGAGTAAATCAACAAGACAGAAGCTTTCTAGACCCTTCCCTCAAGAAAAGGGTGGGAGGATGAAATCACAGTAGCTAGAGTCTCTCCCTCATCTTCAGCCAGTACCCCTTTGTctaggcacagaaagagagggaaggggcgTTCTGAGCAGATGGAACAGCATATGTAAAGAATTGGGGAATGGTAAGAAATTCACTATAGCAGTAAATAAGGCTGGGATGAGATCCTGAAGTACCAGGGAGTTGTGCCCTCAGCCTGGGGATGCCAAGAAAGGGTTCTGGGCAGGGAGGCTGGACTAGAAGGTAAGAAACTGAAGACCTGAGGCCACAGagggaaatcttttaaaaaatatatccataggggtacccagctggctcagttggtggcaCACACAcctctgatctcagggtcataagttagagtcccacaatgggtgtagagattacttttaaaaatatataatctgggatctctgggtggtgcagcggtttagcgcctgcctttggcctagggcacgatcctggagacccgggatcgaatcccacgtcgggctcccggtgcatggagcctgcttctctctctgcctgtgtctctgcctctctctctctctctctgtgtgtgactatcataaataaataaaaattaaaaaatatatatatataatcttgggggacacctgagtggctcaggggttgagcatctgctttcagctccggcgcgatctcgggtcctgggatagagtcccacatcgggctccccacagggagcctggttctccctctgcctatgtctctgcctctctctgtgtctctcatgaataaataaaatcttttaaaaaaataaaaatgaaaaatatagtctttaaaaaataatagcttttaaaaaataaaaataaaaacctatactaaaattagaatgatacagagattagcatggcccctgcacaaggatgacatgcaaattcatgaagaattccacatgaaaataaataaataaaattttaataaaattttaaaaatatatgcctaCAAATTCACTGACATTTTTCTGTTGAAAATGTAACACCTCTCCTCCTGACAGTGGTCTGGACTAAGTAGCTTGCAACTAATAAATAGGATATTGCAGAAATGACagagttttggggcacctggatggctcagtggttgagcgtctgcctttggctcaggtcgtgatcctggggttctgggatcgagttccacattgggctccctgcagggaacctgcttctccctctgcctgtgtctctgcctctctctctgtgtctctcatgaataaataattattttttaaaaaaaggaatgacagCGTTTGGCTTCTAGActaggtcatttaaaaaaaattagtcttgtCTGTGTCGTTCTGAACATTCCCTCTGGGAGAACCCAGCTGCCATGTCATGAAGACAAAATAGCCTCATGAGTAGTCCATGTGGTGAGGAACTGAAGCCTCTTACCAACAATCAGAGCCAGCTTGCCAGCTATGTGAGTGAGGGGCCTTGGAAACAGACCCTCAGACCCCAGTCAAACCTTCAGATGACCACAGCCCAGGCTTTCATGTGACTACACCTCCATGAGAGACGCTGAGCCAGAACCTCCCAGCTAGGCTGCTCCCAGAGTCCTGACTGTCAGAAACTATGTGAGATAATGTTAATCATTGTCTTAAGTCATTAAGTTCTGGGGTGATTTGTTTCAGAGCCATAGATAACTAGTCCACCCTTGCATCTAACTGTCCCCCAACAAGGTAAACTGCTGAATCTGTCTGGCAATAGCTAACCCTTGAATCTAACTCTCCTTCACTCCAGCAGCTGAACTTCTTCCATCTAATCCTAACTCCCTAAAAACCTaatgtccattcattcattcttgcaACAGATACTTAAAACCCTGGCACACACATAACTGTACTAAGATCTCAGGTTAGGGGAATAGGCCTGTGACCTTGCTGGAAGTCCGTCCGCCCACACCCTCGGATGAGCAGGGCATCTCCAGTGAAGGCCATGCTGTGATCATTCAGAACAAAGGTGACACAGCCTGGGGTGTGGCCGGGGCTGGCCCGGGTCTCCAAGGCCTGGTGGGGAAGGAGAATACAGACAGTTACCAATAAGCCAGGGGCTCTGGCCTCACAGTGAAACTGTCCCCAGAAGTCCCCATCctaccccaggatcacatctaGCTAACAtagtctttttgttgttattgttaaaaaattaagttcGATTCCCAGACTCAAACCACACACCATGATAAACTCCCagtaaattaaacatttaaagcaagaaaataaaaccataaaactgtgacaacaacaaaaatacaaatgaatatatGATCTTTGGTTAGGGAAGAACATTCAAATGTGATCCCGAAAGTTGCAAATCATTacaaaaaagatcagtggtttgaCTTTAAATAAATCTGAAGTTTCTGAACGCAACAACACCAGACACCAGAAACAAAATTGAAAGGGAACCAACAAGccagcaaaatatatttataacatatacaCCACATGGTGGTCACTATACTTCATATACAAACAGATCttcaaatcaataagaaaaagataagataAAACCTTTATATAAGATAAAAACTTATATAAGAATATAATCTTATACATGTAtaaggaaatatatgtatataatctttacatatatatatatatatataaaatcttgaaGTAGGAAAGGTTTTTATAAGCATGATATTAAATTCAgaagatagggcagccccagtggctcagcggtttagtgccgccttcagcccagggcgtgatcctggagacccaggatcgagtcccacgtcaggctccctgcatagagcctgcttctccctctgcctctctctgcctctctctgtctctctctgtctctaataaataaatctttaaaaaaaataaattcagaagacATAAGGAAAAGCAGTGGCAGAGATGACCACATAGTTTAACTTTATTATAGAAAAgaacaagaggggatccctgggtggcgcagcggtttagcgcctgcctttggcccagggcgtgattctggagacccgggatcgaatcccacgtcaggctcccggtgcatggagcctgcttctccctctgtctctgcccctctctctctctctctctctgatgactatcataaataaataaaaattaaaaaaaaaaaagaaaagaacaagagttaaaagacaaaaaaacaaaaaacaaacaaaaaaaaaactcaggggtgcctgggaagctcattcagctcaggtcctagATGTCCAGGGATTAAGCCTCTAgatgggctccttgctcagggaggagtcgcttctctctctccctatgcccctctcccctgcttgtgctctctctcatgctctctcatgtactctctctcaaataaataaaaaaatatttctaaaaaagacaaaaaactcaGAGACAGTATTAGCACATATAAGAAAGTATTATAAAGTATGAAAAACCATCATATATAAACAGCTCCTAAGCATCAATAAGAACTCCCAAAAGAAAAATGCACGAAAGAAAAAACCAGGAAGAGGAAGTAAATAGTCAAAAAACCATCTGAAACGTCTGCTCTCCTTTTTagggataaaaagagagagatttaaatttaaaacctttatttttcacctatcagattggcaGCTGTCAGAGTTGCTCAGTGTGTTTGATGCAAGCCCTTACATTCCCTGGGATGTGGGTAAGATTCAGTGTACCCATTGTAGAGAGCAAGTTTGCAGGGTTTACCAAGAACCCAAATGCAGACTCTTTCTGACCCCTCAAAACTTCTGCTAACATTCTGCAGTTAAGAACTTCTGACACATGGGCAAAAATGCCTATCCAGGAAATCCTCATTATCTAAATCCCTACACTCAGTTTTAGGCAAGCaattgtcaggaaaaaaaaaaaaattgttatccTCAGCTCTAACAACCACTTATAAGATTAGTTCCCACTCACACAGCACTCCTCCCACTAATTAGCATCCTGGTCCAGGTCAGTCATCTGCTGATTATAAAAGGACACCAGGTGCAGATCCTGTGTCCACACCCAGCATCCATTCTGCTCTTCCTCACTCATGGGTCTCCAGTTTGGTTCAGGGCATCAGTGTGCACCTCCCCTTCCCACTTTATCTGGTTCTAGACAAAGGTGTGATGGCCGCAGCTGCAGCAACCACCTTGCAACCATGAAAAAGAATCCCCCAAATGAAAATGCCGCCAAATCAAAGAGAAGGACTGCCTTCCTCCAGAGTCCTTGTTACGAGAGAAAATTGAACTTCCAATTATTTAAGCCactatatggatttttttagTTGCTTTCAGTCAGACACCTTTAACTCATACACAATAGGATATATGTGCAATGCAAaacaaatgcaaagcaaaatcaCAGATCTTGCAAAATCTGGGAAAAACCACAACCCTCCCTACCCAAATCAACATAACCTTTTGGTGGTAGAGGGATGatctttcattattttgtctgttttcatattctctgaatttttttaagcaaaaaagcATAGGTGTCTTTTGAACTAAACATTGTGGATGGATATTCAAGAGTCAAATTCAAAATAGTTCATCACAGTTGTAGTGATGGGTATTGACCAATCAGAAAGACATCAGCTATAAACAACCAGTACAGTTAGACagtatatatatggcatatatggTACAGTTAAAGTATACATATGGCATATgtaattgtgtatgtgtataattggacaaaaatttaaagattatttgtttgtttgtttgtttgtttgagatagagagtgtgagagaaaggagaggggagaagcagtctcccaagtaagcagggaacctgacacgggactccatccgaggaccctgggatcatgacttgagctgaaggcagatgctttactgactgagccacccaggcaccctatattGGACCAAATTTTAATATCAATTGAACAATATCCTGCTTGCCACATGGATCAAGATTCCCTAGGCCCTTGGTGACTGAGTCGGTGTGGCAAGTGGCTTTGCTGAGGATCTGTTTATCTGACCTTTCCCTTCTCTGGAATATCTAGACTCTATCCCCTGCTATGTACTTCCCACAGTCCTGCCCATCTTGGGCCTCATCTTCTCCTGCTAGGACCAACCACCAGCCTCCCCCCTGGCCTTCCAGCCTCCATCCATCTCCCACATGGCCCTGAGGTGGGTTTCTACTGCCCAGATTCAAACTTGCTCCTCTCTGCTCAAGACCCATCCTTGGCTCCTGCTGTTCCCAGGGCAGAGTTCTGGCTCTCAACTTGACTTCTGAAATGCCGCTGTTCTGGTATCTTCCCAGCCCAATGTCTAGTAacatcttctttcctttcctcaacACACCAAGCTACTCTGAAACCCAGGGTCACTACCAGAAAGCATCAGGTTTTTCCATACCTTTTGGCCCAAGCAATTCTCTCTGCTAGGTACAACCCTACCCTCTCCCATCAGTCAGGCCTACTCCTTCCCAAGAGCCCTGACATTGACTGACCCTTTCTCCTGTGCCAGGCTCTCTTCTAAGTCTCGACATGACTGAACTCAATCAGTCCTCGCACATCATTATGAGGTAGGTACCAttccacagatgaagaaactgaggcacagcatgAGAATAAGAGTGAGCAAACTGTATGTGAAAATATGGATGGATGTCACAGATaaaacaaaagtagaagaaagcatGCTAGACACAGAAGAGCAGAGAAGTGTGGGATGGAACAGAATGGAGTGGTGTGGAGAGAAATGCGATGAAGTGGGAAATCTCAGGGTGCCTAGTACCCAGTAAGGGGAAGTGGTATTTCATGAAGTGGAGCTTTCAGTTATGAATCCAGGTGTAAGATATCTATCTCTTGGTGAGAGTGCATGGACTAGTAATTAAGAACAGCCTCAGGGGAGTGCCTGGGGCGGGGGAGCTCAGGGGTTGActggttgcctttggctcaggtcgaggctgcagtcttgggatcaagtcccatgtcagactccctacagggaacctgcttctccctcggcctatgtctttcacgaataaataaataaattcaaaaaaaaaaaaaaaaaaacagcctctgGAGCCAGGTGACATGGGTTCTAAATTTGGCTCTGCTATTTATTACTAGTTGTGTGGCTctggacaagtcacttcacctctctgtctctgagcTTCTCTGCTcccttgtaaaatgaggataataactgTCCCCACCTCGTAGGACTATTATAAACATTAAGTTGCTTTGTATATGTAAAGCTTAAAAAATGCCTGGCATACAATAATCACTATATAATCAAAGTAACATaataatgatgttttaaaatttataaaaaaaaaaacactgatctAGTGGAACCACAAGGCTTCCTGGGTTAAAATCCACACtcggaggggcacttgggtggcatagtcagtaggtattcaactcttggttttggctcaggtcatgatctcatgggtcatgggatggagcccattgTAGGGCTCGACTCAGAGTCTGCTTAgaactttctctccttctccctctgccccaccccccaattctttctctctctctcaaataaacaaatacatcttttaaaaaaattccaactgGGCCACTCTTTCAGTGTCAtttctgggcaagtcacttttcCTCTCTATGCCTCcttctttgtaaaatgggaaaaatatttcctttttttttttttttttttttggaaaaatatttctgatcCCACTATGTGGTTATGAAAGTTTAATGAGATCTGTTTGTCAGAGAAGACACAGTGGAGGCCCCAGGGGCAGACTCAGCCAGAGAAATGTTTTGTTTGGCCCACCCGGGAGTTATGAGAAAGCTGAATTTATAGTCTACCATTAAAAAGTGGAAGATTTCTCAAAAATGTGTATTTGAAgcttctattaaaaaagaaaaaaaggtttgaaaAGGGGAGAgtccaagatggtggaggagtaggagacCTCAGTTTCGTCTGGTCCCAGAAGCTCAGCTAAATAGCTATGAAATCATCCTGAGCACCTGCGAACTCaggagatctaagaaaagaatagctgTGACGCTGCAAATAGAAAAGCGAGCACTTTCTGtaaggtaggaggtgtggagaagtgAATCCAAGGTGATACATGAGGAGATAAATCATGGGGAGGAGAAGCCTCCATCAGCTGGCTGCCAGAAAGGGATAGAGCAGCAGAGTGCA
Protein-coding sequences here:
- the ETHE1 gene encoding persulfide dioxygenase ETHE1, mitochondrial, with the protein product MAGAALRVAGRQLSQRSGSGVPILLRQMFEPKSCTYTYLLGDRESREAILIDPVLETAPRDAQLVKELGLRLLYAVNTHCHADHITGSGLLRSLLPGCQSVISRLSGAQADLHIEDGDSIHFGRFALETRASPGHTPGCVTFVLNDHSMAFTGDALLIRGCGRTDFQQGCAKTLYHSVHEKIFTLPGDCLIYPAHDYRGLTVSTVEEERTLNPRLTLSCEEFVKVMDNLNLPKPQQIDFAVPANMLCGIQTPPS